CGGGGCGGGCTGGACGAACGTGATTGCCCCACGCGACGTGGAAGACTTCCGCCTTGCGCTCCCCGGTTGCCTGTCACAGCCCGGCCCGCGGTTCATCGCACTGGCCGTGCAACCCACCGCGGGAGATCATCAGTTGCCCAAGCCGGCGTCGATCCCCTCGCGCTGTGCTGCGCTTCGCGAGCGATTAGCAACGAGCGATTAGATAAGGCAATTGCGATCAGGAATTGATGCCTGTTTCTAATTGCTAGTCGCTAATCGCTAGTTGCTCCTAACCAACCATCCGTTCCCACAGCAGCCGGTAGTACTGCATCACGCGAATCGGGTCTTCGGTCTGTTTGCCTTCCTCGACCAGCGTCCAGCCTTTGAACTTCACCCCGTTCAACAAGTCGAACAGCGGCTGCCAGGGGTAGCTGGTGATCAGGTCGTGGATGTGAATCGTCCCCAGCCGATCCTTGACCAGGTCGAAGTTGTGCTGGAGCCCCTTGCCGTTCAGATCGGTCGGGTTGCAGTTCCAGCAAACGGTCGCGTTGGGGTGGGTGGCGACGTCCATGATCGTCTTGATGTTCGGCACTTCTTGCGTGCCGGCCCCGTGTACCTCAAGGCGAATCTGCACGCCGTAGCCGGCGGCGAACGTAGCGACTTCGTTCATGGCGCGGCCGATCTGCTCGAGCGTCTTTTCGACCGGCACGTCCTTGGGCAAGCCGTTGGGGCGGACCTTCACGCCGCCGCCACCACAGTCGTGGCACAGCACCACGAACTCCTTGGTCAGCTCGATGTTCTGCTTGACCACGGCGGGATCGGCCGAGTGGTACTCGCACGCGCTGCCGAGCCCGACCAGGTCGACGCCGCTGTCGGCGAAACGCTTGGCCACTTCGCGGCGCTCGTCGGCTGACAGGGTGGGCTCGACGCCGTGCTTGTGTCCCGAGCGGAGTTCCACGCCCTTGAAGCCGGTGAGCTGGCAATTCTTGATGACCGTGGGGAGATCCCAATTGGCGCCCCACATGTACGTGACCAGACCGAGTTCCATGGCGATGCTCCGGGCGGAAGTGGGGGTGTTGCGGGGTGGGGGAGTGGGGGCGTAACGGTCGCTGTTCGGTATTCTGGGCAGGCGACGAGAGGGATGCAACGGGCCGGAGCCAAGCAGCCACGGGGGTGGCCCAGCCGCTTGCGGCTGGGTCGCGTCAGCGACAAGAAGACGTTTCTCGGCCCGGTCGCACGTTTTTCTTGTTGCTCGCGCAACACGGCCGACGAGCGGCCGTGCCATCCGAAGCTAGAGCAACGAATCAAGCTCGTCGACCAGATGGTCAAACCGCGCCAGCGCCGTATCGACGGCGTGGGGTTGTTCCATGTCGACGCCGGCGCCACGTAGCAAATCAAGCGGATCCTTCGAGCAGCCGCCGCGCAGAAAGTTCAAGTAGTCGTTCAGCTCGCTCTTGCCACCCTGGGTGACGCGCTCCGCCAAAGCGATCGCCGCCGACAAGCCGGTGGCGTATTTATAGACGTAGAAGGCCCGATAGAAGTGCGGGATGCGGAAGCATTCGAGCGACAAGACATCGTCGATCGCGAACTTGGGGCCGAAGTACTGGTCGAGCAACTGGCGATAGACTTGGCGGAACGAGCCGAGCGTCAGCGGCTGGTGCGCTTCGGCCAGGGCGTGGGTCAGCTTCTCGAACTCGGCGAACATCGTCTGGCGAAAGATCGTGCCGCGGATCGAATCGATCTCGCGATTGATCAGGAACGCCCGCTGCCGGTCGTCGCGGGCGTGGGCCACCAGGTGCTTCATCAGCAACTGTTCGTTGAACGTGCTGGCCACTTCGGCCACGAAGATCGTGTAGTCGTAGTACTGAAACGGCTGCGACCGGGCCGAGTAGTACGAGTGCATCGAGTGGCCCGCTTCGTGCGCCAGCGTAAAGACGTGATCCAGGACGTTGGCCTGATAGTTCATCAAGATGTACGGCTCGCCGTCGAACGAACCGCTGCTGAACGCGCCGCTTTGCTTGCCGCGATTCTCGTAGCGATCGCACCAGCGCCCGCGCAGGCCCGCCGCCAGGGCCGCGTTGTACTCCGCTCCCAACGGCTGCAAGGCTTCGATCACCACGTCGACCGCGCGGTCCCAGGGATAATGCGTTTCCAACTCCGACAAGATCGGCACGTAGGTGTCGTAGTGGTGGATGTCGCGGAGCTTCATCTTGCGCCGCCGCAGCTCGTAATACTTGTGCAGCGACGGCAAGTAGCGGTGGATGCTGCCGATCAGATTGTCATAGACCTTGGCTGGCACCTTGTCGGGGAACAGAGCCGCGGCCAGGGCGCTCGCATGGTTCCGCGCCTGGGCGTAGTAAACGTCCCGATGGATCGAGCCAGCCAGCGTGGCGGCCAGCGTGTTTTCGTGCGCCGCGAACTGGGCGTAGTACTGCTCGAACGCGGTGCGCCGCACGTCGCGCGACGGCGAGTGCAACAGGGCCGAGAACGAAGCGTGCGACAGCTCGACGGTTTGCCCCTTCTCGTTCTTGACCGTGCCGAACTTCAAGTCGGCGTCGTTCAACTGGCGAAAGGCCTGGCCCGCGGCCGAGGCCATCTCGCCCTGCATGGCCAACAGCTTTTCCTCGCCGGGCGTCAGTGTGTGGGGCTGGTAGCGGATGATCCGCTCGAGCAGCAGCCGGTAGGGCTTGAGTTCGGTCGACGCCAAATACTTCTTCAACTTGGCCGCCGGCAGCGCCAGAATCTCGGGGCGAAGGTACGCCGCCGCCTGGCCCAGCCGGCTGCTGGCGCCGCGAAACCGCGCGGTCATCCCCTGGTACGTGCTGTTGGCGGTGTCCTCGGCCGACTTGAGGAACGCATAGCCGCCGATCCGCTCGCCGGCCCGGTCGGTGTCGAGGTCGTACTTCAAGCAGGCGGCCAGCGCCTGGGGGCCGTCCCCCAAGTGCCCCTGGAACTTGGCGAAGCCGGCGGCGCGCTTTTCCCAGCGCGTGAACGCCTTTTCCCAGGCGGCATCGTCGGGGAATAGCAGCGTGAGATCCCAGGTGTCTTGGGTCTTAACGTCTTGGCGAGCAGGTAGTTTGGCGACGGGCATGGGGAAAAGAGGGGCTGGGGGTTAGGGGCTAGAGGCTAGTGGGTCAGTGGTCCGTGGCATTCACTTTTTCCGCGATGGCCGTGAACTGTTCCAGCGCGGTCTGCAAATCGTCCGCGATTTCCTGGGCCAGTACATCCGGGTCGGGCAGATCGTCGGAGTCTTCGAGGCTCTGATCCTTGAGCCAGAAAATGTCGAGGTTCGCCTTGTCACGCTTCATCAGGTCTTCGTAGTCATACGAGCGCCAGCGCCCTTCGGGATTCTTCTCGGCGTCCCAGGTCGCCTTGCGGCGCTGCCGGCTGGCGGGCTTGTAGCAGGCCACGAACTCGTCGAGGTCCGCGCGTTGAATTGGATTGGTCTTCTGCGTGAAGTGCATGTTCGTGCGCAGATCGTAGACCCAGAGGGTCTTGGTCCAGGGCTTTTCCTGGGCGGGCTTGGCGTCGAAGAACAGCACGTTGGCCTTCACGCCTTGGGCGTAGAAGATGCCGGTTGGCAGTCGCAACAGGGTATGCACATCGCACTGCTTGAGCAGGTTGCGGCGCACGGTTTCGCCCGCGCCTCCCTCGAACAGCACGTTGTCCGGCACCACGATGGCGCAGCGCCCGTTGACCTTGAGCAGCGTTTTGACGTGCTGCAAAAAGTTCAACTGCTTGTTCTTGGTCGAGGTCCAGAAATCCTGCCGCTCGTAGGACTGGTCTTCCTTTTCGAGATCGCCCGCCTCGTTCACGACGGCGATGCTGCTTTTCTTGCCGAACGGCGGATTGGTCAGCACCACGCTGAACCGCTCGTCCGGATCGCTCGCCAAGCTATCGACGCCCGACCTGATCGGACACGTAGAAGTAGAAGCGGCATCTTGCCGCTTGGCAGGCGTCTCTGCAACGCGACTAGAAGTCGCGTCTACGCGCTTTGTGGGCATCTCGGAAACGCGGCTGGAAGTCGCGTCTACGCCACCGTCGATGCCGTGCAGGTACAGGTTCATAATGCAGAGCCGCGCCGTGTTCGGCACCAACTCCCAGCCTCTCACGAACTTGGTCCGCAGGTGCTTCTTCTGGTCCTTGTCGAGCGACCGGCCCTGATGCTTGGCGACGTAATCGTAGGCGTTCAGCAGAAAGCCGCCCGTTCCCGCCGCTGGGTCGCAAACCGTGTCGTCGGCGGTCGGCTGCACGCAATCGACGATTCCTTTGATGAGTTCGCGCGGCGTGAAATACTGGCCCGCGCCCTTCGGGCTTTCCGCCGCGCTCTTGGCGAGCAGCCCTTCGTAAATGTCCCCCTTCACGTCGGCGTCCATGCTCGACCACTTTTCCACGTCGATCAGATCGACGATCAACCGGCGCAGCGTGGCCGGGTTCTGGATTTCGGGTCGGGCCTTCTTGAAGATTTCGCCCAGCATGCCGGGCTGCTTGCCAAGTTCTTCGAGGATGTGCCGATAGTGGGCTTCGAGTTCGTCCCCCTCGCGCTTGAGCAGGCTTTCCCAGCCATACTTCGGCGGCACGATGGGCGCGCGGTTATAGGGTGGCTTGGTCTGCTCGTCGGCCATCTTGAGAAAGAGCAGAAAGGTGATCTGCTCGGTGTAGGCCAGGTACGAAAGGCCATCGTCGCGCAGCACATGCGCGAAGTTCCAGGCTTTGTTGACGATGTTTTGGGAATCAGAACTCATGCTCTCACGTAGAAGCGGCATCTTGCCGCTTTCTGCCAGGTTTTTTTCTGGGTATTTGTGTTGGTGGTATCTGAACTGTTCTCGCGGACGATGCGTTTCGCCGCTTTCTGCCAGGTTTTTTTCTGGGTATTTGTGTTGGTGGTATCTGAACTGTTCTCGCGGACGATGCGTTTCGCCGCTTTCTGCTAGGTTTTTTTCTGGGTATTTGTGTTTCTGGTATCTGAACTGTTCGCGCAGGCGATGCGTTTCGCGGCTTGTCGGAAACGCGGCGGGACGCCGCGTCTACTAAAATCGCGCTCGCGGGTTCGTCGTTCGGGTCTTGGGGGACGAGCTTTCCCTCGAAGGCTCGCTTGAGGATGCTTTGCCGCAGGCGAGAGGCGCGGAGCAGGTTGGCTTCGATCTGCTTTTCGGCGGCGGTGATCAACGAAAGGTGTGCCTCGACCTCGATGACGATTTGCTTTTGTTCATCAATCGGCACTAGCGGGAAGGGCAAAACGGAAAACTTCGCCGCGCTCAAATGGTTGATCCCCACCCCAGCAGAAACTTTGGCAAAGAGCTTGCTTCGGTAGTAATGACGAAAGACCGTCAATGGATACTCGCTTGGAATCCCCTCTGGACGAAGACGGATCACCGTATTCTGAAAACAGCAGTCCTCGATCTCGCCGTTCCATAAGACAGGTTTCCCCACCTGATCGGGACTCCCCGATGCTTCTGAAAGAAGAATGTCGCCAGGATGAAGGCGATACGTCTCCATTTCTCGCGGAATGAACTCCATGTCGAGAACATCTGACAAATCCAACCCTGCTTCGGTTAGATTGGCGGCTCGAATGTATTTCGTCGGATACTTGTTGCTCCGGTTCTTTGGCGAGCGTTGACGGCCAAGTTGAACTTGGCCGAGTTGTTGCACACTCGCCCAGCACCAGCTTGCGGGGAGTTCTGGCAGGTCGGTTGTGTCGGGTGGGGCTGGCTCGACGTATTTGGCCTTCCAGTTCTTTGGGGGTTTCTTCTTCGTAGAAGCGGCATCTTGCCGCTTTTCTTGAACGCGGCGAGACGTCGCGTCTGCTTGCGCGAACTTGGCGAGTTGGTCGGCTTCCCACTTCTGGCGGCGCTCGATCAGGATGCGTTCGAGCAGCTTCGACGCCGGTTCGACAGTAGTAGTAGACGCGGCATCCTGCCGCGTTGGTTGGTCGCTGGAAACGCGGCTGGAAGCCGCGTCTACGTGATGGTGATGGTGCTGGGCGCGCCAGGCGGCGGTTAGCTTGCCTTCGACCGCCGCTTTCAGAACGGCGGCGCGGTAACGCTTGAGATTCGCCTTGGCCCGTTCGAGCGCCGCCACCCCGGCATCGAGATCGGAGAACAGTTCTTCGATTTTGGCAACGATTCGATTCTGCTCGTTGAGTGGAGCTATGCAAAGCGGGATTTTCCGCATGGCTCCTTGAGTAAGTTTTAGTCGAGTCGTTCCATTGGCAAATGGTCGATAGTCCGTGCAATTCAGGGCATGAAGCAAATAACGGTTGTCTAGGACGCCATTCATACCGTGGAGAACATGCGCGTGATTATTGACCCACGACTTTCCTTGCACCCGATATGCTTTTGGCTTGGTCGGATCAAAAAAGGGAGCGCCATCTTCCCCAAGCAAAATGAATTCGCCATCCATAAGGTAATTGTCGATCCAACCGACTTGTCCAGTCGCACCATAATATGGATAGGGACCGGGCCGTGTAGCACGCTCATCCGAGTTGACAGGCTGGCGTAGATCGTCTCGAACAACCACGACCTGCTCAAGCAAAGCGTTTGCCCATCCTTTCGGCAATCCATTCGATTCGCTCATGCCGCCAACCTCAGGTTGAGTTCATCGAGGATGCCGGAGAGCTTGTCGCCAAACAGTTCATACGCGCGGCCCAAGCCGCCGATGGTGTTGAACGGCACTTCTTCGAGATCGTCTTGTTCGATGGCGAGGCTGCTGGCGATGTGGTCCTTGATCGCGTCGAGCCAGCGGCGCTGATCGGCGGTGAACGTGACGCCCGCCGACTGCTTTTCGCTCAGCCACGTCTGATACCGCTGCTCGACGGTCATGCCGACCGGCGCCAGCGGCGTGTCGGGGTGAATGGCGTGCCGCACCAGGGCGATCACATCGACCAGCATCAGCTTGCGGCTCGTCGTAGAAGCGGCATCCTGCCGCTTTAATTGTTGGTTCTGAATGCGGCTGGAAGCCGGATCGGGCGGATTTTCAATGCGGCTGGAAGCCGCGTCTACTTGTTGCTTTAATTGTTGGTCCTGAATGCGGCTGGAAGCCGCATCTACGATAACGGGGCTGGAAGCCGCGTCTACGAGTTCGAATGCTTGCCAGAGGCGCGAGAGCGATTCAGGTCGCGCAGGATCGACGAAGAACGGCGGCTGGTTGAGCTTGGCGGCTAGTTCCTTGACGTGCCGGAAGCGCAGGCCCGCGCGGTAGGGCTGGCTGTACAAGACCTGGAGCGCCTCGATCTCGTCCTTGTTGTCTTCGATGAACTGGCGAAAGCTGGTGAGCATCGACTTGGCTTTTTCGAGCGCCGCCGCGTCGAAGCCCGCCCGCAGGAGTTGATCGGGCGTTTGTTCGTCGATCACCTGTTCGAGCGCCTGCTTGGCGCCGAGGATCATGTTGCGCAGCTTGGGGTTGAGGAACGGCTTGAGCGCGGCGCGCATGCGCTCTTGTTCCACTTGGGCAACCTGCTGTTCGCTGGGTTCCCAAGTAGATGCGGCGTCCCGCCGCATGGCCAGGTCGCTCGACAAGGTGTACGTGTCGTCAGCCAACCCCACGGGGTTGTTCTGGATATAGAGTTCGATGCGTTGGAGCGCGTCGGGCGAGCGAACGATATGATCAAACGATTCCTTCTGCCAGAACTGTCCCTGTTGTTGGAGCAGCGCGTTGATTTGCTTTGCCGTAAATGATTTCCAAGAGTGGAGAATGCTCGACAATTCGTGACCGGCCAGGGGAGTTAGCACGACATGGACATGATTGGGCATGACCACCCAGGACCGCAACTCATAGCGTTGGGATTGGAAGTGCAAGAGGGCGTCAACCACGATTTGGCGCACGTCCCCGCGGGCGAGCGAGCAGGCTCCGTAGCCGGCGTCGAGCCAACCTTGAATGCGTGCGGAAAATCGCCGATGGTATTCCCGCCTGGTTTCAGGTGAATGAGGCTCGGGATGTTGAGCGAGCCACGCTTCGCGTTCAGCGATCCAAAGGGCAAGTTTGTCTTGCGGCAAACTGTCGGCCAGACGAAAGGTAACGAAGTACGTTGCTCCTTCCTGCCGCCAATGCGGTAAATTGCCGTCGAGATTCGCGAGCGGTTCCGCCGGATCGAAATAGCCGATCAGGGACGCGGAATCTTGCAGTGCTGGGTGAAAGCGGCAGGATGCCGCTGCTACGGTTTCGTCGGCGTCGATGCTATGTAGCAGGTCGGCGCTCAGGGTGGCCAAGTCCTTGCCGCCAGCGGCTTGCTCGATGCGAACCTGCTGATCTCCGTCGAGTTGTCGTTCGAGCCGGGCCAATCGTGACGCCAGCGTGGAAACCACGTCGGGATCGGCGGCACCCGCGGCCACGAAGTTCAACAGTTTGTCGAGCGGGACCGAGGGTTGACGGTCGAGGGGCTTGGTAGCCGATTTTTCCTCTTCGCAGACACCGACGGCATCAATAATGACGAAGTGCGTCTTGTGCTTGGCGTCGGGGGTGACGCTTTGCAGCACGTCGGGATCGACGACGCGGCAGCCGCGCCCTTTCATCTGCTCGAAGTAGGAGAGCGACCGGATGTTCCGCATGAAAACCAGGCATTCGAGCGGCTTCACGTCGGTCCCGGTGGCGATCATGTCCACGGTGACGGCGATGCGGGGATTGTACGAGTTGCGAAAGTCGGCCAAAAGTTCTTCGGGTTTCTTGCCGGTGCTTTTCGACGTGATCTTCTGGCAGAAGTCGTTCCCCTTGCCGAATTCCTCGCGGACGATTCGCACCACGTCTTCGGCGTGCAGGTCGGTCTTGGCGAAGATCAGCGTCTTGGGGACTTCGGTGCGGCCCGGAAAAATTTCGGGGAGCTTGTCCTTAAACGTGCGGACGACGAGGCGGATTTGGTTCTCGGCCACCACGTCGCGGTCAAGCTGGTTGGCCGTGTAGGTCAGGTCGTCGTCGAGTTCCTTGTACTTTCGCTGCTTGGTGCGCCGATCACGAAGCGGAGTAAAGATGCCTGGTTCCTTGACGAGCTTCGCCCCCTGGGCCGTGATCTTCGTTTCGATGCGATACACGTCGTAGCCGACGTTGACGCCATCGACGACGGCTTGTTCGTGCGAATAATCTTGCACCAGGTTGCCGTTGAAGAAGCCGATGGTCTGGGTCGTGGGGGTGGCCGTCAGCCCGATCAAGAAAGCGTCGAAGTAGTCGAGCACCTGCCGCCAGATGTTGTAGATGCTGCGGTGGCATTCATCGACCACGATGAAATCGAACGTCTCGATGGGAATCTTGGCGTTGTAGACGACGGGCAGCGGCTCGCGTAGAAGCGGCATCCTGCCGCTTTCAACGCGGCTGGAAGCCGCGTCTACATCCGCCTCGAATAGCGAGCCTTCCTCGTTTTCCTCGAGGTATTCTTCCTCGCCCTTGAGCATCGAGTAGAGCCGCTGGATGGTCGTGATGCAGACCTTGGCGGCGGGGTCGATGGTGTTCCGCTTCAATTGCTGGACGGAGTATTCCTCGGTGAGCTTGTAGCTGTTGAGGGGGCTGACGAATTGCTGGAACTCGTTGAGCGTCTGCTTGCCCAGGTTATTGCGGTCGACCAGGAACAGGATGCGCTTGGCCTTGGCGAACTTGATAAGCCGGTAGCAGAAGTTGACGGCGGTGAACGTCTTGCCGCTGCCGGTGGCCATTTGGATCAGCGAGCGCGGTCGGTTCTCGGCCAGCGAGGCTTCGAGGTTGTTGATGCTGTCGATCTGCACGCGCCAGAGTTGTGTAGACGCGGCTTCTAGCCGCGTAGTTGCGTCGGGGGCAACGCGGCTAGAAGCCGCGTCTACGAGCATTGCGTCGGGGGCAACGCGGCTGGAAGCCGCGTCTACGAGGGGCGGCATGTTGCGCAGCAGCGTGCGAACCTGGTCGTCGAGCTTGGCGAGCCGGATCAGTTCTTCGGGCCGGTGGAACGTGAAGACTGGGCGGCTGCGCGCGTTGGGTTCGAGCGCATTGGTGAACTGAGTTGCCGTGCCCGTCGATTCGTAGGCAAAGGGGAGCGGCAGGTGGTAATGGGGCAGCCCCTTCGGCAGCCCATCGACGTATTTGCTGGACTGTGTCTCGACGCCGGTGAGCGGGTGGCCTTCGGGCTTGGCCTCGACGACGCCGATGGCGCGGGCATCGGCATAGAGCAGGTAGTCAGCGAAGCCGGTTTTGAGGGGGAACTCCCGAATGGCCACCCCCAGGCCCGCCGCGATGTTCATGTCGGGGCGTGACTGCACGATCCAGCCAGCCTGTTCAAGCTGCTGGTCGATCTTCTGGCGCGCTATTTCTTCGGGCGTCATAAGCCTCGGACCCACCTGGGGGCCGGCGACCGACAACGCGACTCGCCCCCCTTGTCCCACTCCTGCGAGATTTGCAGTTTCGCCAGTCTAGCAAGGGGACTTTCCAGCGGCAAACTGGCGACGATGCGCAGCCGCTCGGTGGCGATGGTTGATCCGCGACAGCCCCCTGGGCTTGGGTGTGACGTCTTTCTCTTTTGTCTAATCGCTAATAGCTAACCGCTAATCGCTCTTTTACGTCTTCTCTGGAATTCGCATCGAGTAGAACGAGCGCCAGACGAAGACCATCGCGATTGCCAGCATCAACACGCCGACATAGGGAATGTAATCCTTGACCGAGTCGGGAGCGGCCGCGTTGGCGTGCTCGGTGGCCTGCTTGGTCTTGACCGCGATCTCCACCGCCAGCAGCCCGAACAACGTCGAGAACTTGATAATCGGGTTCAAGGCCACCGAGGTGGTGTCCTTGAACGGATCGCCGACCGTGTCGCCGATGACCGTGGCGGCGTGGAGTGGCGTCCCCTTTTCGCGCAAATCGACTTCGACCAGCTTCTTGGCGTTGTCCCACGAGCCGCCGGCATTGGCCATGTAAATGGCCTGGAACAAGCCAAACACCGCGATCGAAATCAGGTAAGCGACGAAGAAGTTCGGGTCGAAGAACGCGAACGCCAGCGTGATGGTCATTAGGGCGATGAAGATGTTCCACATGCCCTTCTGGGCGTACTGGGTGCAGATGCGCACGACGGTGATCGAGTCGTTGATGTCGGCTTCTTTCTTGTCGAGGTTCATGTTCCGCTTGATGTACTCGACCGCGCTGTACGCACCGGTGGTCACCGCCTGCATCGAAGCGCCCGAGAACCAGAACACGACGGCGCCGCCGCACATAAAGCCGAGCAAGACAGGCGCGTCGGTCAGGCTCAGGTGCAACATGCCGGCTTTGCCCAGCAGCAGGATGATCGAGAAGATCATCGTCGTCGCGCCGACGACGGCGGTGCCGATGAGCACCGGCTTGGCCGTGGCTTTGAACGTATTGCCGGCCGAGTCGTTCGCTTCGAGGTAATGCTTCCCTTGTTCAAAGTTCGGCACAAAGCCGAAGTCGCGCTTGATCTCTTCGCTGATGCCGGGAATGTGCTCGGTCTGGGCCAGTTCGAACACCGACTGGGCGTTGTCGGTCACCGGGCCGTAGCTGTCGACCGCGATGTTCACCGGACCCATGCACAAGAAGCCGAAGGCCACCAGGCCGAAGGCGAAGATGGAGCCGACGCCCACCAGGGGCTGCCCCTGCATGAGTTCAACCATCATCAGATCGTTCAGCCCCTGCAAGCTGACGAAGTAAGCGCCACCCATCAGGCCGGTGATCAGCATGCCCATCCAATAGGCACTGAAGTTGCCCGCCACGATGCCCGAGAGAATCGTCAGCGACGCGCCGCCTTCGCGGCTGGCCGTGACAATTTCCTTGACGTGCTTCGAGTGCGAGCTGGTGAAAGCCTTGGTCAATTCGGGAATCAGCACGGCGGCCAAGGTGCCGCAACTGATAATGGTGGCCAATTGCCACCACAGTTCCGTCTGGGCCACGCCGTTGACGCTCAGATCCCGAATCAGCAGCCAACTCATCCCATAGGACGTGCTGATGCACAGGATCGAGGCAATCCAGATCAACCGGGTCAGCGGCTGTTCAAAGTCAAATTCCTTCAGGCCGCGGTACTTCTTCTCGGAGATCGCCTGATTGATGAAGTACGACACGCCCGACATGAAGTCCATCAGGAATCGCATGGCGAAGATCCACACGATGAGCTTCGATTGCAGGTCGAGGTAGCCGGGGCCGGCCGCCTTTTCGGTGACCGCCAGGGTGATGAACGAAATCAGCGCCACGCCGGTCACGCCGTAAGTCTCAAAACCGTCGGCCGTGGGGCCGACGCTGTCGCCGGCGTTGTCACCGGTGCAGTCGGCGATCACGCCCGGATTGCGCGGGTCGTCTTCCTTGACGTTGAAGACGATCTTCATCAGGTCCGAGCCAATGTCGGCGATCTTGGTGAAAATACCGCCGGCAATGCGCAAGGCCGACGCCCCCAGCGACTCGCCGATGGCAAAGCCCAGAAAGCAGTAGCCGACAATTTCGCGCGGCACGAACAGCAAGATGATGACCATCATCACCAGTT
This genomic stretch from Planctomycetota bacterium harbors:
- a CDS encoding sodium-translocating pyrophosphatase produces the protein MKALVARTVSRLWPAVAPQKTTAQPPSRSIERGALSRAAWLAAAVFGTWLAAGASFAGEADLAIPDLHAGRFFTSPGDPNSGISAWNLLLYGAFVICGTLGISLFLRKQIHALPAHKSMLDVAEVIFQTCKTYLLQQGKFLLMLWALIACAMTYYLLGFSHEEGPPKPGAISPLTTVALVLLFSVVGMGGSFWVAWYGIRVNTYANCRTAFASLKGEPWDVVNIPLRAGMSVGLFLISLELVMMVIILLFVPREIVGYCFLGFAIGESLGASALRIAGGIFTKIADIGSDLMKIVFNVKEDDPRNPGVIADCTGDNAGDSVGPTADGFETYGVTGVALISFITLAVTEKAAGPGYLDLQSKLIVWIFAMRFLMDFMSGVSYFINQAISEKKYRGLKEFDFEQPLTRLIWIASILCISTSYGMSWLLIRDLSVNGVAQTELWWQLATIISCGTLAAVLIPELTKAFTSSHSKHVKEIVTASREGGASLTILSGIVAGNFSAYWMGMLITGLMGGAYFVSLQGLNDLMMVELMQGQPLVGVGSIFAFGLVAFGFLCMGPVNIAVDSYGPVTDNAQSVFELAQTEHIPGISEEIKRDFGFVPNFEQGKHYLEANDSAGNTFKATAKPVLIGTAVVGATTMIFSIILLLGKAGMLHLSLTDAPVLLGFMCGGAVVFWFSGASMQAVTTGAYSAVEYIKRNMNLDKKEADINDSITVVRICTQYAQKGMWNIFIALMTITLAFAFFDPNFFVAYLISIAVFGLFQAIYMANAGGSWDNAKKLVEVDLREKGTPLHAATVIGDTVGDPFKDTTSVALNPIIKFSTLFGLLAVEIAVKTKQATEHANAAAPDSVKDYIPYVGVLMLAIAMVFVWRSFYSMRIPEKT
- the pepF gene encoding oligoendopeptidase F, whose amino-acid sequence is MPVAKLPARQDVKTQDTWDLTLLFPDDAAWEKAFTRWEKRAAGFAKFQGHLGDGPQALAACLKYDLDTDRAGERIGGYAFLKSAEDTANSTYQGMTARFRGASSRLGQAAAYLRPEILALPAAKLKKYLASTELKPYRLLLERIIRYQPHTLTPGEEKLLAMQGEMASAAGQAFRQLNDADLKFGTVKNEKGQTVELSHASFSALLHSPSRDVRRTAFEQYYAQFAAHENTLAATLAGSIHRDVYYAQARNHASALAAALFPDKVPAKVYDNLIGSIHRYLPSLHKYYELRRRKMKLRDIHHYDTYVPILSELETHYPWDRAVDVVIEALQPLGAEYNAALAAGLRGRWCDRYENRGKQSGAFSSGSFDGEPYILMNYQANVLDHVFTLAHEAGHSMHSYYSARSQPFQYYDYTIFVAEVASTFNEQLLMKHLVAHARDDRQRAFLINREIDSIRGTIFRQTMFAEFEKLTHALAEAHQPLTLGSFRQVYRQLLDQYFGPKFAIDDVLSLECFRIPHFYRAFYVYKYATGLSAAIALAERVTQGGKSELNDYLNFLRGGCSKDPLDLLRGAGVDMEQPHAVDTALARFDHLVDELDSLL
- a CDS encoding SAM-dependent DNA methyltransferase, coding for MSSDSQNIVNKAWNFAHVLRDDGLSYLAYTEQITFLLFLKMADEQTKPPYNRAPIVPPKYGWESLLKREGDELEAHYRHILEELGKQPGMLGEIFKKARPEIQNPATLRRLIVDLIDVEKWSSMDADVKGDIYEGLLAKSAAESPKGAGQYFTPRELIKGIVDCVQPTADDTVCDPAAGTGGFLLNAYDYVAKHQGRSLDKDQKKHLRTKFVRGWELVPNTARLCIMNLYLHGIDGGVDATSSRVSEMPTKRVDATSSRVAETPAKRQDAASTSTCPIRSGVDSLASDPDERFSVVLTNPPFGKKSSIAVVNEAGDLEKEDQSYERQDFWTSTKNKQLNFLQHVKTLLKVNGRCAIVVPDNVLFEGGAGETVRRNLLKQCDVHTLLRLPTGIFYAQGVKANVLFFDAKPAQEKPWTKTLWVYDLRTNMHFTQKTNPIQRADLDEFVACYKPASRQRRKATWDAEKNPEGRWRSYDYEDLMKRDKANLDIFWLKDQSLEDSDDLPDPDVLAQEIADDLQTALEQFTAIAEKVNATDH
- a CDS encoding restriction endonuclease subunit S; the protein is MSESNGLPKGWANALLEQVVVVRDDLRQPVNSDERATRPGPYPYYGATGQVGWIDNYLMDGEFILLGEDGAPFFDPTKPKAYRVQGKSWVNNHAHVLHGMNGVLDNRYLLHALNCTDYRPFANGTTRLKLTQGAMRKIPLCIAPLNEQNRIVAKIEELFSDLDAGVAALERAKANLKRYRAAVLKAAVEGKLTAAWRAQHHHHHVDAASSRVSSDQPTRQDAASTTTVEPASKLLERILIERRQKWEADQLAKFAQADATSRRVQEKRQDAASTKKKPPKNWKAKYVEPAPPDTTDLPELPASWCWASVQQLGQVQLGRQRSPKNRSNKYPTKYIRAANLTEAGLDLSDVLDMEFIPREMETYRLHPGDILLSEASGSPDQVGKPVLWNGEIEDCCFQNTVIRLRPEGIPSEYPLTVFRHYYRSKLFAKVSAGVGINHLSAAKFSVLPFPLVPIDEQKQIVIEVEAHLSLITAAEKQIEANLLRASRLRQSILKRAFEGKLVPQDPNDEPASAILVDAASRRVSDKPRNASPARTVQIPETQIPRKKPSRKRRNASSARTVQIPPTQIPRKKPGRKRRNASSARTVQIPPTQIPRKKPGRKRQDAAST
- a CDS encoding sugar phosphate isomerase/epimerase codes for the protein MELGLVTYMWGANWDLPTVIKNCQLTGFKGVELRSGHKHGVEPTLSADERREVAKRFADSGVDLVGLGSACEYHSADPAVVKQNIELTKEFVVLCHDCGGGGVKVRPNGLPKDVPVEKTLEQIGRAMNEVATFAAGYGVQIRLEVHGAGTQEVPNIKTIMDVATHPNATVCWNCNPTDLNGKGLQHNFDLVKDRLGTIHIHDLITSYPWQPLFDLLNGVKFKGWTLVEEGKQTEDPIRVMQYYRLLWERMVG